One genomic region from Evansella sp. LMS18 encodes:
- the fliR gene encoding flagellar biosynthetic protein FliR: MAEIFDWFPVFLLILVRVSAFMVTLPFFSYQNIPAQLKIALSVFISWMMFFSGDWPVLEINYTYFLLIIKEALTGLTVGLIAMILLYAVQVAGGFIDIKMGFMIANVIDPQTGAQSPMIGSYLYTFTILFILATDAHHLLLDGVYYSYQFVPLDQLYLPFGDEAVISFVVSTFSTMFIIAFQMAMPIVGSLFLVDVALGMVSRTVPQVNVFVVGLPLKILAGFIILVLVMAPFFVIVQHLVETMTLTMRTLMEIYGGVS; this comes from the coding sequence ATGGCTGAGATATTTGACTGGTTTCCCGTATTTTTATTGATTCTTGTACGTGTATCGGCTTTTATGGTTACTCTGCCTTTTTTTTCTTATCAGAATATACCTGCCCAGCTGAAAATTGCTCTTTCTGTCTTTATCTCCTGGATGATGTTTTTTTCCGGGGACTGGCCGGTGCTGGAAATAAACTACACATATTTTCTGCTGATAATAAAAGAGGCGCTGACAGGACTGACTGTGGGGCTCATTGCTATGATCCTTCTTTATGCAGTCCAGGTTGCCGGCGGATTTATAGATATAAAAATGGGCTTTATGATCGCCAACGTAATCGATCCTCAGACAGGGGCTCAAAGCCCTATGATCGGAAGCTATTTATATACTTTTACAATACTTTTCATTCTGGCAACGGATGCCCATCACCTCCTTCTCGACGGAGTTTATTACAGCTATCAGTTTGTCCCGCTGGACCAGCTGTATCTGCCTTTTGGAGACGAAGCGGTCATCAGCTTTGTCGTCAGCACGTTCAGCACGATGTTTATCATTGCTTTTCAAATGGCCATGCCGATCGTTGGATCTTTATTCCTTGTTGATGTAGCACTGGGGATGGTATCAAGAACCGTTCCCCAGGTCAATGTTTTCGTCGTTGGACTGCCGCTTAAAATACTTGCTGGATTCATCATCCTGGTGTTGGTTATGGCTCCTTTTTTTGTAATCGTGCAGCATCTTGTTGAAACGATGACGCTGACCATGAGGACGCTGATGGAAATTTATGGAGGGGTATCGTAG
- the flhB gene encoding flagellar biosynthesis protein FlhB yields MYLKLNIQFFAQEKTEKATPKKKRETRQKGQVAKSNDVNTAFILLFVFLFFWLLGRFVVEQLFSIAQFTLQEYLLMELTKTNVRSLFTELSFQAALVIGPVMLAAVAAAVFSNYLQVGVLFAPEAIKMKLEKIDPIKGAKRIFSVRALVEFLKSMLKISLVGLVTFSVLWISMDEILKLSLYSVGESVRIIGNLTIIMGLATAALLIFLSVLDYMYQKYDHEKNIRMSKQDVKDEYKKTEGDPLIKSKIKEKQKQMAMSRMMQEIPNADVVITNPTHYAVALKYEDGKMAAPVIVAKGVDYIALKIINVAKNNEVITVENRPLARALYSQAEIGDQVPEDLFKATAEVLAYVYRIQRKI; encoded by the coding sequence GTGTATCTTAAGCTGAATATACAATTTTTCGCCCAGGAAAAGACAGAAAAGGCAACCCCGAAAAAAAAGCGGGAGACAAGGCAAAAGGGCCAGGTAGCGAAAAGCAATGACGTAAATACCGCGTTCATACTCCTGTTTGTATTTTTGTTCTTCTGGCTGCTCGGCCGCTTTGTGGTGGAACAGCTCTTCAGTATAGCGCAGTTTACATTGCAGGAATACCTGCTTATGGAGCTTACGAAAACAAACGTCAGGAGTTTATTTACAGAGTTAAGCTTTCAGGCTGCTCTGGTGATCGGCCCTGTTATGCTGGCAGCTGTAGCCGCAGCAGTTTTCAGCAATTATCTCCAGGTTGGTGTTTTGTTTGCTCCTGAAGCAATCAAAATGAAACTGGAAAAAATCGATCCCATAAAAGGGGCAAAGAGAATATTTTCTGTCAGGGCTCTTGTGGAATTTTTAAAATCGATGCTTAAAATCTCTCTCGTTGGCCTTGTTACGTTTTCGGTATTATGGATTTCCATGGATGAGATTTTAAAGCTGTCCCTTTACTCTGTGGGAGAGAGCGTCCGTATTATTGGTAATCTGACAATTATAATGGGTCTGGCCACAGCAGCATTGCTGATTTTCCTCTCTGTGCTTGATTACATGTACCAGAAGTATGACCATGAAAAAAACATCCGGATGTCCAAACAGGATGTAAAAGATGAATATAAAAAAACCGAGGGTGACCCTCTTATAAAATCAAAAATTAAAGAGAAACAGAAGCAAATGGCAATGAGCAGAATGATGCAGGAGATCCCTAATGCGGACGTAGTTATTACTAACCCGACTCATTATGCTGTAGCTTTAAAGTACGAAGATGGAAAAATGGCAGCACCGGTAATCGTGGCAAAAGGAGTAGATTATATTGCTCTTAAAATCATTAACGTTGCAAAGAATAATGAAGTTATTACCGTAGAGAACAGGCCGCTTGCAAGAGCTCTGTACAGCCAGGCTGAAATTGGAGACCAGGTGCCGGAAGATCTTTTTAAAGCGACTGCTGAAGTACTGGCATACGTCTATCGTATCCAGAGGAAGATTTGA
- a CDS encoding flagellar hook-length control protein FliK, whose protein sequence is MINGIMPGLVPGRQHTGFVTSVPADLAGKNKESKTFLSFLEDKVGKGADESGAGFISRSSAEREEQDLQELFSFLKDVVLADADTLFNELTDGEFFAESMPEKMAADILNKLQEAVEEEEMGIPGKKLEDPEFIIALLSIMPQPGAEYGQQKKQAYERALPLFSESLHKLFPWLSPLTAKNVSALEELGRQVVQILNELPEDKLKAAGLRDWTGLISGKTKPVDSSGNFILPQAGKEATAPIQIDPASSHLSRLQQFFLHTGSQPSERVTEEQFLRQFQSVLKGGVFRNMDNGIQQLTVKLHPQHLGRLDITIQQVNGVLIAKLTAATSQARELIEGQLHQLRQAFLGQQIQVDRVEVTQQQVLKDSQGQAGEESGDQQPSPEKDRGEEEDEETFAAFLEETINMKV, encoded by the coding sequence TTGATCAATGGAATTATGCCTGGCCTTGTTCCTGGCAGGCAGCACACTGGATTTGTTACTTCCGTGCCAGCAGATTTAGCCGGAAAAAACAAGGAAAGTAAAACATTCTTATCCTTTCTGGAAGATAAGGTTGGTAAGGGAGCAGATGAATCTGGAGCCGGTTTTATCAGCCGCTCTTCCGCTGAAAGAGAGGAACAGGATCTGCAGGAATTATTCAGTTTTTTGAAGGATGTTGTCCTGGCCGATGCTGACACACTATTCAATGAGTTGACGGACGGGGAGTTTTTTGCAGAAAGCATGCCGGAAAAAATGGCAGCTGACATACTTAATAAACTTCAGGAGGCAGTCGAGGAAGAAGAAATGGGAATACCGGGAAAAAAGCTTGAGGATCCTGAGTTTATTATCGCTCTTCTTTCCATTATGCCCCAGCCAGGAGCAGAATACGGCCAGCAAAAAAAACAGGCTTACGAGCGGGCGCTTCCTCTCTTTAGTGAGTCACTGCACAAGCTTTTCCCATGGCTTTCACCACTCACTGCCAAAAATGTAAGCGCGCTGGAGGAACTGGGCAGGCAGGTCGTTCAGATTCTTAACGAGCTCCCTGAAGATAAGCTGAAAGCAGCAGGCCTTAGAGACTGGACAGGATTAATCTCCGGAAAAACAAAGCCAGTTGATTCATCCGGTAATTTTATTCTTCCGCAAGCAGGGAAAGAAGCCACTGCTCCTATACAAATAGACCCGGCTTCCAGCCACTTGTCCAGGCTTCAGCAGTTTTTTCTTCATACTGGTTCCCAGCCTTCTGAAAGAGTTACTGAGGAACAATTCCTCCGCCAGTTTCAGTCTGTTCTGAAAGGAGGGGTATTCAGGAATATGGACAACGGAATCCAGCAGCTGACTGTTAAACTGCATCCCCAGCATCTGGGCAGGCTTGACATAACGATTCAGCAGGTAAACGGTGTGCTCATAGCTAAATTGACTGCCGCCACCTCTCAGGCAAGGGAATTGATTGAAGGGCAGCTGCATCAGCTTCGCCAGGCCTTTCTTGGCCAGCAGATACAAGTGGACAGGGTCGAGGTTACCCAGCAGCAGGTTCTTAAAGATTCTCAGGGACAAGCTGGAGAGGAGAGTGGGGACCAGCAGCCTTCCCCAGAGAAAGACAGAGGAGAAGAAGAGGATGAAGAAACATTCGCAGCATTTTTAGAAGAAACGATTAACATGAAAGTGTAG
- the flgD gene encoding flagellar hook assembly protein FlgD, translating to METTINSLYLSDYQKQQKSRHTGDLDKDAFLRLLITQLQNQDPLNPMEDQEFIAQMAQFSALEQMTNMNANLQKFLDTQQQSAFHSHSELIGKKVAWERETKLGDGTTRKETGNGVVTSVRFKDGTAELVIDGDRPVSTSDITAVSLAE from the coding sequence GTGGAAACTACTATTAACAGCCTGTATTTGTCAGATTATCAGAAACAGCAGAAAAGCAGACATACAGGTGATCTGGATAAAGATGCGTTTCTCCGGCTGCTGATTACCCAGCTTCAGAACCAGGATCCTCTTAATCCAATGGAAGACCAGGAATTCATAGCCCAGATGGCACAATTTTCTGCTCTTGAACAAATGACCAATATGAATGCAAACCTTCAGAAATTCCTGGACACCCAGCAGCAGAGCGCTTTTCATTCACATAGTGAGCTAATTGGAAAAAAGGTTGCCTGGGAAAGGGAAACGAAGCTCGGAGACGGCACGACGAGGAAAGAGACGGGGAATGGAGTTGTAACCTCTGTAAGATTTAAAGACGGAACCGCAGAACTGGTCATAGACGGGGACCGGCCAGTAAGCACCTCAGATATTACAGCGGTATCCCTGGCTGAATAA
- a CDS encoding flagellar FlbD family protein → MIKLTRLNSQEFTLNAIYIEQIQSFPDTTITLTNGKRLVVSEEEDEVIRRATEFYRNAGLLAAVQNLGGSMKGD, encoded by the coding sequence ATGATTAAGCTTACAAGGCTGAACAGCCAGGAATTTACGCTGAATGCAATATATATAGAACAGATCCAGTCCTTTCCTGATACTACCATTACATTGACAAACGGTAAAAGGCTTGTAGTTTCTGAGGAAGAGGATGAAGTTATCAGGAGGGCAACGGAATTCTACAGAAATGCTGGTTTGCTTGCTGCAGTGCAAAACCTGGGCGGCAGCATGAAGGGGGATTGA
- a CDS encoding TIGR02530 family flagellar biosynthesis protein, producing MNKIMPHHLQQLGNPSVKVNRQADNVKKGDISFQSLLRNEIDKTGDIKLSRHAEKRIQARGIEITEKAWQEINGKVDEAGAKGVNDALVITNSAALIVNARNKTVITAMDRQEMNTQLFTNINGAIVIEDE from the coding sequence ATGAACAAAATCATGCCACACCATCTGCAGCAGCTTGGCAACCCATCTGTAAAAGTAAACCGGCAGGCTGATAATGTGAAAAAAGGGGACATCTCCTTTCAATCTCTCCTTCGGAACGAGATAGATAAAACCGGTGATATAAAGCTAAGCAGGCACGCTGAAAAAAGAATCCAGGCAAGAGGGATTGAAATAACAGAGAAGGCCTGGCAGGAAATTAACGGGAAAGTCGATGAGGCAGGGGCAAAAGGTGTAAATGATGCTTTAGTTATAACAAACAGCGCGGCATTAATTGTAAATGCCAGAAACAAAACAGTAATCACAGCTATGGACAGACAGGAAATGAACACTCAGTTATTTACCAATATAAATGGAGCTATAGTGATTGAGGACGAATAA
- the fliM gene encoding flagellar motor switch protein FliM, translating to MTDVLSQGEIDALLSALSTGEMDAEELKKEEKENKVKTYDFKRALRFSKDQIRSLTRIHENFARLLTTQLSAQLRTFAQVSVASVDQLSYEEFIRSVPKMTILNVFKPEPLEGRFVMEVNPNIAFAMLDRMLGGRGEAFSKAENLTEIETRILTQLFQRTLETFREAWDSVKEFEPFMDDLEINPQFLQLVSPNETVVVISFSTAIGEASGMINLCLPHVVIEDILPKLSAHLWMQQKKKEREPGELNSLQNSVKQAPLEVVAELGKSEITIEEFLQLAVDDVIELNQPIGDPLKVSVGSLAKFYAQPGKQRGNVAVQVTEVIGEEGD from the coding sequence TTGACAGATGTTTTATCCCAGGGAGAAATTGATGCTTTGTTATCCGCCCTATCAACAGGTGAGATGGATGCAGAGGAATTAAAAAAAGAAGAGAAAGAAAATAAGGTGAAAACTTATGACTTCAAACGTGCATTAAGATTTTCAAAAGACCAGATTCGCAGTTTAACGAGAATCCATGAGAATTTTGCCAGATTACTAACGACACAGTTATCTGCACAGCTAAGAACCTTCGCGCAAGTTTCTGTTGCTTCTGTAGACCAGCTGTCTTATGAAGAGTTCATTCGTTCAGTTCCAAAGATGACAATATTGAATGTGTTTAAGCCTGAACCCCTTGAAGGGCGGTTTGTGATGGAAGTGAACCCTAACATAGCCTTTGCTATGCTTGACCGTATGCTGGGGGGAAGAGGGGAAGCATTCAGTAAGGCGGAAAATCTCACAGAAATTGAAACCCGGATACTTACACAGCTTTTTCAGAGAACCCTGGAAACATTCCGTGAAGCATGGGATTCCGTTAAAGAGTTTGAGCCTTTCATGGATGATCTGGAGATAAATCCTCAGTTCCTCCAGTTAGTCTCTCCCAACGAAACGGTGGTAGTTATTTCTTTTTCCACTGCCATTGGAGAGGCTTCGGGGATGATTAATTTATGTCTCCCGCATGTTGTTATTGAGGATATTCTCCCGAAATTGTCTGCGCATCTGTGGATGCAGCAAAAGAAGAAAGAAAGAGAACCAGGGGAACTGAATTCCCTTCAGAACAGCGTTAAACAAGCACCGCTCGAGGTTGTTGCAGAGCTTGGGAAGTCTGAAATTACAATTGAGGAATTCCTCCAGCTTGCAGTTGATGATGTAATAGAACTTAATCAGCCCATCGGGGATCCTTTAAAGGTAAGCGTTGGAAGCCTGGCAAAGTTTTATGCCCAGCCAGGGAAACAGAGAGGAAATGTAGCAGTACAGGTAACAGAAGTAATTGGAGAGGAAGGGGATTGA
- a CDS encoding flagellar biosynthetic protein FliO yields MKHLSGILIVFLAFNILISTDVSAREWGDGDGTISDMINQGDPEGDNDSSVTEEEGQESTLTGDAGENGSGTMGTGENTPNLFLLSLQMFAALAFVIFLIYALLKFVNKRSRSFQQHSTIENIGGVGLGANRSVQVVKVGRKLFLVGVGETVQLIKEIEDPDEIKEITESVQPQQILDQPVSKAAEWVRNLISASNRKEKEAGDKKDFHHMLDKEMKEVRKTQDKIHSVVKGNSR; encoded by the coding sequence TTGAAACACTTGAGCGGCATTTTAATTGTATTTTTAGCTTTTAATATTCTGATAAGCACAGACGTATCCGCCCGGGAATGGGGAGACGGGGACGGGACTATCAGCGATATGATCAATCAGGGAGATCCTGAGGGAGATAATGACAGCAGCGTTACTGAAGAAGAAGGACAGGAAAGTACACTGACAGGGGATGCTGGAGAGAATGGAAGCGGGACGATGGGGACCGGGGAGAACACGCCTAATTTATTCTTACTCTCACTGCAAATGTTTGCTGCCCTTGCCTTTGTCATCTTTTTAATCTACGCCCTCCTCAAATTTGTCAATAAAAGAAGCAGGTCTTTCCAGCAGCATTCAACAATCGAAAATATAGGTGGAGTTGGCCTGGGGGCAAATCGTTCCGTACAGGTTGTGAAGGTTGGAAGAAAGTTGTTTCTTGTAGGGGTCGGAGAGACTGTCCAGCTCATCAAAGAAATTGAAGATCCGGATGAAATTAAAGAGATTACCGAGTCCGTTCAGCCCCAGCAAATTCTTGACCAGCCAGTCAGCAAGGCTGCCGAATGGGTGAGAAACCTTATTTCCGCCAGTAACCGAAAAGAAAAAGAAGCAGGAGATAAAAAGGACTTCCACCATATGCTGGACAAAGAAATGAAGGAAGTTAGAAAAACACAGGATAAAATTCATTCTGTAGTCAAGGGGAACAGCAGATGA
- the fliY gene encoding flagellar motor switch phosphatase FliY — MNDDMLSQEEINALLNGMGDEEENESSKMVVVEDYLSGIEQDAVGEIGNISFGSSATALSTLLDQKVEITTPLVSIVKQAELDKEFPKPHVAVGVKYISGFEGMNVLAINTKDASIIADLMLGNDGTSASEELGEMEISAVQEAMNQMMGSASTSMSTIFGRRVDISPPEIEVLHLPEEPNKIELPDDDVLIMISFNLKIGNLIDSKIMQLLTVDFAKEMVELLMNPAAPVQEREEKIYDEVSAATEGESDSTPYQTQHQRNEAEPVRGREIPAGGQHRQQAQQESRNNSYDENNQEKQKPKRAANIQAAAFSDFGQPVPGETGTKNLDMLLDIPLEVTVELGRTKKSVKDILEMTQGSIIELDKLAGEPVDILVNQRLVAQGEVVVIDENFGVRVTDIVSQKERITKLR; from the coding sequence ATGAACGACGATATGCTGTCCCAGGAAGAAATCAATGCCCTGTTAAATGGAATGGGTGATGAGGAAGAAAACGAGTCCTCAAAAATGGTGGTAGTTGAGGATTATCTATCAGGTATAGAGCAGGATGCTGTTGGTGAAATAGGCAATATTTCTTTTGGCAGCTCTGCTACCGCCTTATCTACTCTTCTCGACCAGAAAGTGGAAATCACCACTCCGCTAGTTAGTATAGTGAAGCAGGCTGAACTTGATAAAGAATTTCCAAAACCCCATGTAGCTGTAGGTGTAAAGTACATAAGTGGTTTTGAAGGCATGAATGTCCTTGCAATCAATACGAAAGACGCTTCCATAATTGCAGATTTAATGCTTGGGAATGATGGGACTTCCGCATCTGAGGAATTAGGTGAGATGGAGATCAGTGCGGTCCAGGAGGCAATGAACCAGATGATGGGTTCCGCCTCAACCTCCATGTCCACCATTTTCGGCAGGAGGGTGGATATTTCCCCGCCGGAAATCGAGGTCCTGCACTTGCCTGAAGAACCAAACAAAATCGAGCTGCCGGACGACGATGTCCTTATTATGATTTCCTTTAATTTAAAAATAGGAAATTTAATAGATTCCAAAATAATGCAGCTCCTTACTGTAGATTTTGCGAAGGAAATGGTGGAGCTGTTAATGAACCCAGCTGCACCTGTTCAGGAACGAGAAGAGAAAATATATGACGAAGTTTCTGCCGCAACGGAAGGAGAGTCAGACTCAACCCCATATCAAACTCAACATCAGCGGAACGAAGCTGAACCGGTTCGGGGAAGGGAAATTCCAGCAGGGGGCCAGCACAGACAGCAGGCACAGCAGGAATCAAGAAATAATTCATATGACGAGAACAACCAGGAAAAGCAGAAACCAAAACGAGCTGCTAACATACAGGCCGCTGCCTTCTCTGATTTTGGCCAGCCTGTCCCTGGAGAAACGGGAACAAAGAATCTCGATATGCTTCTGGATATCCCCCTGGAAGTTACTGTTGAACTTGGGCGGACAAAGAAATCCGTGAAGGATATCCTGGAGATGACCCAGGGCTCGATTATTGAACTGGATAAACTCGCAGGAGAGCCGGTGGATATACTGGTAAATCAGCGTCTTGTAGCCCAGGGGGAAGTAGTAGTTATTGATGAAAACTTTGGTGTACGCGTGACAGATATTGTTAGTCAGAAAGAGAGAATCACAAAACTTAGATAA
- the flgF gene encoding flagellar basal-body rod protein FlgF, with protein MLRAMYSGIGGMQNFQTKMDVIGNNIANVNTFGYKKGRATFQDLVSQQMSGAGTPAENRGGTNPMQVGLGGSLATVDTIQTQGSMQTTGRDLDMGITGDGFFIVNDGNQSFYTRAGNFYLDQQGNLVASNGMYVQGYPVDEEGNINAAAGTGNLQITAGAQVAPEATDNVTLRGNLKADDPVNTERTLAFNVVDDIGTQHPVAINFTKTADNTWSYSVNGGGTQSLTFSGGSNDAPNGNIQIQSSGGGGPFNVEIDFSQITQYASPSTVDVASMTGNIDGTLESYSISQTGEINGIFSNGEVRLLGQIALAAFNNPGGLSKAGDSLFQATNNSGNPQVGLAGIGGRGTMTGSALEMSNVDLAEEFAEMIVTQRGFQANTRMITTSDEILQELVNLKR; from the coding sequence ATGTTAAGAGCAATGTATTCAGGTATCGGCGGGATGCAGAACTTCCAGACGAAAATGGATGTAATCGGTAATAATATTGCGAATGTAAATACATTCGGATATAAAAAAGGCAGGGCAACTTTCCAGGATCTAGTAAGCCAGCAGATGTCCGGGGCAGGCACTCCGGCAGAAAACCGGGGTGGTACTAACCCAATGCAGGTAGGCCTGGGTGGTTCTTTAGCAACAGTGGATACCATTCAGACACAAGGCTCGATGCAGACTACAGGGAGAGATCTGGACATGGGGATAACCGGAGACGGGTTCTTCATTGTTAATGATGGGAATCAGTCGTTCTACACAAGAGCAGGAAACTTCTATCTTGATCAGCAAGGGAACCTCGTTGCCTCGAACGGAATGTATGTTCAAGGATACCCGGTAGATGAAGAAGGCAATATTAACGCAGCAGCTGGCACTGGGAACCTTCAGATTACAGCAGGCGCGCAAGTGGCCCCTGAAGCAACAGACAATGTTACGTTAAGGGGAAATCTTAAAGCAGATGATCCGGTGAATACAGAGAGGACACTTGCATTTAATGTAGTGGATGATATTGGTACACAGCATCCGGTAGCAATTAATTTTACTAAGACTGCTGATAACACCTGGTCATACTCAGTAAACGGAGGAGGCACCCAGTCACTCACCTTTTCCGGTGGAAGCAACGATGCCCCGAATGGAAATATACAAATCCAGTCATCAGGCGGCGGGGGCCCCTTTAACGTGGAAATCGATTTTTCACAGATTACCCAGTATGCATCTCCTTCTACGGTGGACGTGGCCAGCATGACAGGAAATATTGACGGAACACTGGAAAGCTACAGTATTTCACAGACTGGGGAAATCAACGGGATTTTCTCCAATGGAGAAGTAAGATTGCTTGGTCAGATTGCTCTTGCAGCATTCAATAACCCGGGAGGCCTTTCTAAAGCAGGGGACAGCCTGTTCCAGGCAACCAACAACTCAGGGAACCCGCAAGTTGGGCTTGCCGGTATTGGAGGAAGAGGCACGATGACAGGCTCGGCTCTTGAAATGTCAAACGTGGACCTTGCTGAGGAATTTGCTGAAATGATCGTCACCCAGAGGGGGTTTCAGGCAAATACAAGGATGATCACCACTTCTGACGAAATCCTTCAGGAACTTGTTAATCTGAAACGTTAA
- a CDS encoding response regulator, with the protein MPVKVLVVDDAAFMRMMIKDILTKNNFEVIAEAGDGAQAIELYKEHSPDLVTMDITMPEVDGITALKEIRNYDPNAKVIMCSAMGQQAMVIDAIQAGAKDFIVKPFQAERVLEAVNKTLG; encoded by the coding sequence ATGCCAGTTAAAGTTTTAGTAGTGGATGATGCCGCATTTATGAGAATGATGATTAAGGATATCCTGACAAAAAACAACTTTGAAGTAATTGCAGAAGCCGGAGACGGTGCTCAGGCAATAGAACTGTACAAGGAGCATTCGCCTGACCTTGTCACTATGGATATCACTATGCCCGAGGTGGACGGAATTACAGCACTGAAAGAAATCCGGAACTATGACCCTAACGCTAAAGTGATAATGTGTTCAGCAATGGGGCAGCAGGCTATGGTTATTGATGCAATTCAGGCCGGAGCAAAAGATTTCATAGTAAAACCTTTCCAGGCAGAACGGGTACTGGAAGCAGTCAACAAAACACTAGGATAG
- the fliQ gene encoding flagellar biosynthesis protein FliQ, producing MSSEMVIALAERGIFVVLAVAGPLLITALGLGLIVSIFQATTQIQEQTLAFIPKIVGVLLALLVFGPWMLDQALTFAEQIFGNLNQFIG from the coding sequence ATGAGTTCAGAAATGGTAATTGCATTAGCGGAAAGAGGCATCTTCGTTGTACTGGCAGTTGCAGGACCTTTGCTTATTACTGCTCTGGGACTTGGTCTTATTGTAAGTATTTTTCAGGCGACTACACAGATACAGGAACAAACGCTCGCTTTTATACCTAAGATTGTCGGCGTCCTTCTTGCTTTGTTGGTATTCGGGCCCTGGATGCTTGATCAGGCACTGACATTTGCAGAGCAAATCTTCGGTAATCTCAATCAGTTTATTGGATAG
- the fliL gene encoding flagellar basal body-associated protein FliL — protein sequence MFRNKLVNIMLVILGALTVAGVLIIVIYTQFAEESHAEGEPGIEEILKTTVETDEIITNLLSSNIIRTQFVIQLDNRNAKAELEKRDFQVENIIIRELSDMKESDFQGSEGISALEKQIKDKVNEILQEGTVEEVYLKQRVIQ from the coding sequence ATGTTCAGGAATAAACTGGTGAACATAATGCTTGTCATTCTTGGGGCCCTGACTGTTGCAGGTGTGTTAATAATTGTAATATACACGCAGTTTGCGGAGGAATCACATGCAGAAGGTGAACCGGGAATTGAGGAAATTCTGAAAACTACAGTGGAGACAGACGAAATTATAACGAACTTATTGTCCAGCAATATTATCAGGACTCAGTTTGTTATACAGCTTGATAACAGAAATGCTAAAGCAGAGCTGGAAAAACGAGACTTCCAGGTGGAAAATATTATTATCCGCGAGCTATCCGATATGAAAGAAAGTGATTTCCAGGGGTCTGAGGGAATTTCAGCACTGGAAAAACAGATTAAGGATAAAGTAAATGAAATTTTGCAGGAAGGAACCGTAGAGGAGGTTTATTTAAAACAACGGGTAATTCAGTAG
- the fliP gene encoding flagellar type III secretion system pore protein FliP (The bacterial flagellar biogenesis protein FliP forms a type III secretion system (T3SS)-type pore required for flagellar assembly.) produces the protein MIEIPALDIFSDDPENLTATVQLLLLLTVLALAPSILILMTSFTRIVIVLSFVRSGLATQQMPPNQVLIGLALFLTFFIMAPVFSEVNDQALQPMFEGEISQEEAFDAAALPMKEFMARHTREKDLALFMGYAGLDRPETLDDIPLTALVPAFAISELKTAFQIGFMIFVPFLVIDMVVASVLMSMGMMMLPPVMIALPFKILLFVMVDGWHLVVRSLLLSF, from the coding sequence ATGATAGAGATTCCAGCATTAGATATTTTCAGCGATGACCCTGAAAACTTAACAGCTACTGTCCAGCTTCTCCTTCTGCTGACAGTTCTTGCCCTTGCTCCCAGTATCCTGATTTTGATGACAAGCTTCACAAGAATTGTTATAGTGTTGTCCTTTGTTCGTTCAGGTCTTGCCACACAACAGATGCCGCCTAATCAGGTGCTGATAGGGCTTGCTCTGTTCCTTACATTTTTCATTATGGCTCCAGTATTTTCTGAAGTAAACGACCAGGCGCTACAGCCTATGTTTGAAGGGGAAATCAGCCAGGAAGAAGCTTTTGATGCCGCTGCTCTCCCTATGAAGGAATTTATGGCAAGGCATACGAGGGAGAAAGATCTGGCATTATTCATGGGATACGCAGGGCTGGACAGGCCTGAAACCCTTGATGACATACCCTTGACTGCTCTTGTCCCTGCTTTTGCTATCAGTGAACTAAAGACTGCTTTTCAGATTGGATTTATGATTTTTGTTCCGTTTCTGGTAATAGATATGGTTGTTGCGAGTGTTTTAATGTCGATGGGTATGATGATGCTTCCTCCGGTTATGATCGCACTTCCGTTTAAAATTTTATTGTTTGTAATGGTAGATGGGTGGCATCTTGTTGTCCGCTCGCTGCTGCTTAGCTTTTAA